Proteins encoded in a region of the Ornithodoros turicata isolate Travis chromosome 3, ASM3712646v1, whole genome shotgun sequence genome:
- the LOC135387749 gene encoding uncharacterized protein K02A2.6-like, which yields MPPREAPHPWMPPSRPWSRVHLDYAGPFYGRNFLVGVDTYSRWPEVTQVSSLSATELIKHLQRMFATHGLPEVIVTDNGTTFASAEMREFMKLNGIQHVFTPVYHPAFNGSAERMVQTVKSGLSRLQGSDWECRLSRLLYFPCGPPRVPQPERHQRRSYSGVAFEFDLTCCDLLTTDNRT from the coding sequence ATGCCGCCACGAGAAGCTCCGCACCCATGGATGCCGCCGTCCAGACCTTGGTCACGAGTTCATCTCGACTATGCAGGACCTTTCTATGGACGAAACTTCCTGGTGGGAGTGGACACTTACTCACGTTGGCCGGAGGTCACACAGGTGTCATCGCTCTCCGCAACAGAGCTCATCAAACATTTGCAACGGATGTTCGCTACTCACGGACTTCCGGAAGTGATTGTCACAGACAATGGCACAACTTTCGCGTCTGCCGAGATGCGAGAATTCATGAAACTAAATGGGATTCAACACGTCTTCACGCCAGTCTACCATCCAGCTTTTAACGGCTCCGCAGAACGCATGGTACAGACCGTCAAGTCTGGTCTTTCAAGACTGCAAGGGAGTGACTGGGAATGTAGACTGTCAAGGCTGCTATATTTTCCTTGCGGTCCACCCCGAGTGCCACAACCGGAAAGACACCAGCGGAGATCATATTCGGGCGTCGCCTTCGAGTTCGACTTAACCTGCTGCGACCTGCTAACGACAGACAACCGGACCTAA